GGTAATACTAAAAAGGGTAGAAAAATGCCGGGCCGTATGGGTAACGAAAGAGTAACCGTACAAAGTTTGCGTGTGGTAAAGGTTGATGCCGAAAATGGTGTAGTATTAGTAAAGGGGGCTATTCCCGGTGCTAACAACAACTTCGTACTAGTGCGTAAGGCCAAAAAGAAGGGATAGAGTAAAACTATGCAAAAGAAAATCTATGGAATAGACGGTAAAGAAAAAGGCACTATCGATTTAAGTGATAATGTTTTTGCCCGTGAAGTTAGTACCGGCTCTATCTATCATGCTATTCGTAACGAATTGGCAAATAGGCGTGTAGGCACGGCTAAGACAAAAACTCGCAGCGAAGTTAATACCAACAAGCAAAAACCTTACAGGCAAAAAGGTACGGGGCGAGCTCGTGCCGGTAGGCGAAACAGCCCAGTTTGGGTAGGTGGCGGTACCGCATTTGGGCCACA
This DNA window, taken from Spirochaetaceae bacterium, encodes the following:
- the rplD gene encoding 50S ribosomal protein L4 yields the protein MQKKIYGIDGKEKGTIDLSDNVFAREVSTGSIYHAIRNELANRRVGTAKTKTRSEVNTNKQKPYRQKGTGRARAGRRNSPVWVGGGTAFGPQPRSYAYSLPRKIKRLAIKSILALKASNKDETALRVVEDFTIESGKTKDLVAIL